A window of Costertonia aggregata contains these coding sequences:
- a CDS encoding 2TM domain-containing protein: MEIQDLSNNRKYQKAKEKVEAIKGFYGNLLAYCIVIPILALVNYVTTNFPWVIFPALGWGFGLAMHGFGAYGYSPFFGKAWEERKIKEFMQKS, translated from the coding sequence ATGGAAATTCAAGATTTAAGCAACAACAGAAAATATCAAAAAGCGAAAGAAAAAGTAGAGGCCATAAAAGGCTTTTATGGGAACCTACTGGCTTACTGCATCGTAATACCTATTTTGGCCCTAGTAAACTATGTCACAACCAATTTTCCATGGGTAATATTTCCCGCCCTGGGCTGGGGTTTTGGACTTGCCATGCACGGTTTTGGTGCATATGGGTACAGCCCTTTCTTTGGTAAGGCCTGGGAAGAGCGTAAAATAAAAGAGTTCATGCAAAAGTCGTAA
- a CDS encoding 2TM domain-containing protein translates to MENKDQNNKYFRAKERVADLKKFYGKITSGLIAIGITGGINYYLNEWEYPWFLWVVFGVSIGLIFRAIKLFSLNPFMGKDWEERKIKEFMKKDEKQERWN, encoded by the coding sequence ATGGAGAACAAAGATCAAAATAATAAATACTTTAGGGCAAAAGAAAGGGTGGCCGACCTAAAAAAGTTTTATGGCAAAATAACCTCTGGTTTAATCGCCATAGGAATTACGGGTGGTATTAACTATTACCTTAATGAATGGGAATACCCATGGTTTTTATGGGTGGTTTTTGGGGTAAGCATAGGTTTGATTTTTAGGGCCATAAAGCTTTTTAGTTTAAACCCGTTCATGGGCAAGGATTGGGAAGAGCGCAAAATCAAGGAGTTTATGAAAAAAGACGAAAAACAAGAACGATGGAACTAG
- a CDS encoding 2TM domain-containing protein, translating to MELEETNRTNKMLRAKKHVDELKGFYIHLLVYILVNIFITTVTVIARINGGESFGEAFFSFASFSTAIFWGIGLAFHAAKVYNYSPFFSKDWEKRQIQKYIEKDKKESEKYSR from the coding sequence ATGGAACTAGAAGAGACAAACAGAACGAACAAAATGTTGCGTGCCAAAAAACACGTTGATGAGCTAAAAGGGTTTTACATACACCTATTGGTATATATTTTGGTAAATATTTTCATCACCACCGTTACCGTTATTGCCAGAATCAATGGTGGTGAAAGTTTTGGGGAGGCTTTTTTTAGTTTTGCCTCTTTTTCAACCGCTATTTTTTGGGGTATTGGTCTCGCTTTTCATGCTGCTAAAGTATATAACTACAGTCCGTTTTTTAGTAAGGATTGGGAGAAGCGCCAAATACAGAAGTATATTGAGAAAGATAAAAAAGAATCAGAAAAGTATAGCCGATAA
- a CDS encoding 2TM domain-containing protein yields the protein MKSKRSTKYERAKLKVTRIRGFYNHLAVYIVVNIALLFLRKQVTTTILSEEALGDTGFVHWLNWNIFGTPIIWGLFLLLHAIKVFEWTPFFNSNWEERQIQKHMKNNQL from the coding sequence ATGAAAAGTAAAAGATCTACAAAATATGAACGGGCCAAACTTAAGGTAACCAGAATAAGGGGTTTTTATAATCATTTGGCCGTATATATAGTCGTCAATATCGCATTACTCTTTCTTAGGAAGCAGGTAACCACAACCATATTGAGTGAAGAAGCTTTGGGAGACACTGGATTTGTGCACTGGTTAAATTGGAATATATTCGGCACACCCATCATATGGGGACTGTTTCTTTTGCTTCATGCTATAAAAGTATTTGAATGGACTCCGTTTTTTAACAGCAACTGGGAGGAACGTCAGATACAGAAACATATGAAAAACAATCAACTCTAA
- a CDS encoding LytR/AlgR family response regulator transcription factor, with the protein MKTIIIEDEKPAARRLNRMLNELDVEVSTMLHSVEEAVDWFQKNEHPDLIFLDIQLSDGLSFEIFDVIEVHSAIIFTTAFDEYALQAFKLNSIDYLLKPIDDEELESAVKKYRERFQTEPKSQKLALDFEDIKKLLTNPLEREYKKRFTAKVGQHLKIINADEVECFYSENKGTYAATLDGRNYLLDTTLENLENELEPKMFFRTSRKFYVNINHIKDIVSYTNSRLQIKLNRFSEQEIIVSRERVKDFKLWLE; encoded by the coding sequence ATGAAAACCATAATTATAGAAGACGAAAAACCAGCCGCCAGAAGATTGAACAGAATGTTGAATGAGCTTGATGTAGAGGTGTCCACAATGCTGCATTCGGTTGAAGAAGCCGTGGATTGGTTTCAGAAAAATGAACATCCTGATTTGATTTTTTTGGACATTCAGCTTTCAGACGGACTTTCCTTTGAAATTTTTGACGTCATAGAGGTACATAGTGCCATTATTTTCACCACGGCCTTTGACGAATATGCCCTACAAGCCTTTAAGTTGAACAGTATCGATTATTTGTTAAAACCAATTGACGATGAAGAATTGGAAAGTGCGGTAAAAAAATATCGTGAAAGGTTTCAAACCGAACCAAAATCACAAAAATTGGCATTGGATTTTGAGGATATCAAAAAGTTGTTGACAAACCCTTTGGAGCGAGAATACAAAAAAAGGTTTACCGCAAAGGTAGGGCAGCACCTCAAGATCATAAACGCCGATGAGGTAGAGTGCTTTTACAGTGAAAATAAAGGAACCTATGCGGCCACTTTAGACGGTAGAAATTATCTGTTGGACACTACTTTGGAAAATTTGGAAAATGAGCTGGAGCCAAAAATGTTTTTTCGTACCAGCCGTAAATTTTACGTGAACATCAATCATATTAAAGATATCGTTTCCTACACGAATTCAAGGCTTCAAATTAAGCTAAATCGATTTTCTGAGCAAGAAATCATAGTAAGTAGGGAAAGAGTAAAAGATTTTAAGTTATGGTTAGAGTAA
- a CDS encoding tetratricopeptide repeat protein: MMKYTLILLSALVLFGSCEQEFKKKVTDKKDYDKFLDTEPIQTTSKNFELWNSKIRQDSMQLTSFGVVAGEYHRYFEGSGDIAYLKMAEQALKRAVDIAAIGRSGYYRALARNYISQHRFKEALEWANAARAIGSGKKGSQNLLFDVHMELGNYTKAQKYLDSTKNMSDFDYLIRLAKWNDHKGDLDTTIKLMEKATKIAENSKNESLLLWSYTNLGDYYGHAGRINDSYRHYLKALGLDAKNGYAKKGIAWIVFSHEKNPIEALRIMNAVTKTHKTPDYYLLKSEIAAYMNNDTERLFNLDMYYKLVDDARYGSMYNMYNISLLLDDTRLYTKALELSRKEVNNRSTPEAYSYLAYSYFKNGNIKDAKKIVDEHIAGQTFEPGILLQIAQIYKASGEKSKVQEIKKELQGAVYELGPSSKEIIRIL, translated from the coding sequence ATGATGAAATATACTTTGATATTATTATCTGCGCTCGTACTCTTTGGTTCTTGTGAGCAAGAATTCAAGAAGAAGGTCACCGATAAAAAAGATTATGATAAATTTTTGGATACAGAACCCATACAAACGACATCAAAGAATTTTGAGCTTTGGAACTCAAAAATACGTCAAGATAGCATGCAGCTTACCAGTTTTGGAGTGGTTGCGGGAGAATACCATAGATATTTTGAAGGTTCGGGAGATATTGCATACCTAAAAATGGCAGAACAGGCTTTAAAAAGGGCAGTGGACATTGCCGCAATAGGAAGGTCAGGTTATTATAGGGCTTTGGCCAGAAATTACATATCACAGCATAGGTTTAAAGAAGCTTTGGAATGGGCAAATGCTGCAAGAGCTATTGGCAGTGGTAAAAAAGGATCCCAAAATCTTTTGTTCGATGTGCATATGGAGTTGGGAAATTATACAAAAGCCCAAAAATATTTGGACAGTACTAAAAACATGTCAGATTTTGACTATTTGATAAGATTGGCAAAGTGGAACGACCATAAAGGCGATTTGGATACCACGATAAAACTTATGGAGAAGGCTACAAAAATTGCGGAAAATTCAAAAAATGAATCATTGTTGTTATGGTCATATACCAATTTAGGCGATTATTACGGTCATGCCGGTAGAATCAACGATTCGTATAGGCATTATTTAAAAGCATTGGGGCTAGATGCTAAAAATGGCTATGCAAAAAAAGGTATAGCATGGATTGTTTTTTCCCACGAGAAAAATCCGATTGAAGCTTTGCGTATCATGAATGCTGTTACCAAAACACATAAAACACCGGACTATTATCTTTTAAAATCGGAGATTGCGGCGTATATGAACAATGATACTGAACGTCTTTTCAATTTGGACATGTACTACAAATTAGTTGATGATGCCCGGTATGGTAGCATGTACAACATGTACAATATTTCTCTTCTTTTGGATGATACAAGGCTGTACACCAAAGCTCTGGAGCTTTCAAGAAAAGAAGTGAACAATAGGTCTACGCCGGAGGCCTATAGCTATCTTGCATACAGTTATTTTAAAAATGGAAATATAAAAGATGCTAAAAAAATAGTGGATGAACATATTGCCGGCCAGACCTTTGAACCGGGTATCTTACTTCAAATCGCTCAAATATATAAAGCCTCGGGAGAGAAAAGCAAAGTTCAGGAAATCAAAAAAGAGTTGCAGGGGGCCGTTTATGAATTGGGACCGTCTAGCAAAGAAATTATTAGGATTCTCTAG
- a CDS encoding DUF4331 family protein: MKRTKIYLGLVFAAIAGIILVAADHIDAPTSRGTSADVADFYAFEPTLGSDNTTFVVDLQSNVLPDLAYGTFDENVLTEINIDLDGDLVEDVIIQAIPRNGRMYFFGPVAPSQTGLNSQVMVGSPLGDVEISGSTATTETTNSGVQLFAGPRQDAFFFDFFQFNAVIGGMAPGGFKTADEAEDTFDGANTMSIAVEIPNSMLGTPNSQNALGVTVYKTWVTTNVKQ; encoded by the coding sequence ATGAAAAGAACAAAAATTTATTTAGGACTGGTCTTCGCAGCAATAGCGGGTATTATCCTTGTGGCTGCGGACCATATAGATGCTCCCACCTCTAGGGGAACTTCCGCTGACGTGGCGGATTTCTATGCTTTTGAACCAACTTTGGGTTCGGACAATACCACCTTTGTAGTAGACTTACAATCCAATGTTTTACCAGATTTGGCCTACGGTACATTTGACGAAAACGTACTTACCGAAATCAATATCGATTTGGATGGGGATTTAGTCGAGGATGTTATTATACAAGCAATCCCAAGGAACGGGAGAATGTATTTTTTTGGCCCTGTGGCTCCCTCTCAAACAGGGTTGAACAGTCAAGTCATGGTAGGTTCACCTTTAGGTGACGTAGAGATTTCCGGTAGTACCGCTACCACCGAAACCACAAATTCTGGTGTTCAACTTTTTGCGGGCCCAAGACAGGATGCTTTCTTTTTTGATTTTTTTCAATTTAATGCGGTGATAGGCGGTATGGCACCGGGAGGCTTTAAAACCGCGGATGAAGCCGAGGATACTTTTGATGGTGCCAATACGATGTCGATCGCCGTTGAAATTCCCAATAGCATGTTGGGAACGCCAAATAGCCAAAACGCTTTAGGGGTCACTGTATACAAAACATGGGTAACCACTAACGTAAAACAATAA
- a CDS encoding 2TM domain-containing protein — MGKNRFFKEIIKAVLVGTLIFFGFVIYYYFENGTTYKYIIGDMWREYYENMIFSVILYMVNAFWFFYLVRKYNYYIYTSRRMTIAVTGNIVVSCIGVFVSRFIILVGFYNRSIIQFLSNEKWSSYVQPMIIALGVSLIFYAIWYYRYRQENKVKEQKVIASTASAKFDALKNQLDPHFLFNSLNVLTSLIEEDPYQAQKFTTSLSKVYRYVLEQKNKDLVSVDEELQFARTYVRLLKMRFEDSIVFDIPDASKNPDAKIVPLSLQLLLENAVKHNIVTSKKPLQIKVEEIDDMLVISNNIQEKQVVKKSTGVGLQNIKQRYGILTNKEVLIEKTASHFNVFLPMLFKRVSVVETQESYIEDKRYEKAKERVEAIKGFYGNLTSYCIVIPILAYINYRTTSFPWAIFPALGWGFGLFGHGLQAFGYNPLFGRKWEEKTIKKYMEDENF, encoded by the coding sequence ATGGGCAAGAATAGATTTTTTAAGGAGATTATCAAGGCCGTTTTGGTGGGTACATTGATTTTCTTTGGATTTGTAATCTATTACTATTTCGAAAACGGCACTACGTATAAGTATATCATCGGGGATATGTGGCGAGAGTATTATGAAAATATGATATTCTCGGTCATTCTTTATATGGTCAACGCTTTTTGGTTCTTTTACCTGGTAAGAAAATACAACTATTACATATACACATCAAGGCGAATGACCATTGCCGTAACGGGTAATATTGTGGTTTCATGCATAGGTGTCTTCGTCTCTAGGTTTATCATATTGGTAGGGTTTTATAATAGGTCCATAATCCAATTTTTATCCAATGAAAAATGGAGTTCCTATGTACAACCTATGATTATCGCTCTTGGGGTATCCCTTATTTTTTATGCCATTTGGTATTACAGGTATAGGCAAGAGAATAAAGTAAAAGAGCAAAAAGTAATCGCTAGTACGGCTTCGGCAAAATTTGATGCGCTTAAAAACCAATTAGACCCCCATTTTCTCTTTAATAGTCTAAACGTGCTTACGAGCCTCATCGAAGAAGACCCGTACCAGGCACAAAAATTCACTACCTCACTTTCCAAAGTATATAGATACGTATTGGAACAGAAGAATAAGGATTTGGTATCGGTAGACGAAGAACTGCAATTCGCAAGAACATATGTACGACTTTTAAAAATGCGTTTTGAGGATAGTATTGTCTTTGATATTCCTGATGCTTCAAAAAACCCTGATGCTAAAATTGTTCCCTTATCCCTTCAATTGTTGTTGGAGAATGCAGTGAAGCATAATATCGTTACCTCTAAGAAGCCTTTGCAAATAAAGGTTGAAGAAATTGATGATATGCTCGTTATCAGCAACAACATACAAGAGAAACAAGTCGTAAAAAAGAGTACGGGCGTGGGATTGCAAAATATTAAGCAGCGTTATGGCATTTTGACAAATAAAGAGGTACTGATAGAAAAGACCGCCTCACACTTTAATGTGTTTTTGCCCATGCTTTTCAAAAGAGTATCGGTAGTGGAGACGCAAGAATCTTACATTGAGGATAAGCGTTATGAAAAGGCAAAGGAACGGGTAGAGGCCATAAAGGGTTTTTATGGCAATTTGACGTCGTATTGCATCGTAATACCCATATTGGCATATATCAACTATCGTACAACCAGTTTTCCCTGGGCTATTTTTCCGGCTTTGGGTTGGGGCTTTGGACTTTTTGGGCATGGGTTACAAGCCTTTGGGTACAACCCCCTGTTTGGTAGAAAATGGGAGGAAAAAACAATAAAAAAATACATGGAGGACGAGAATTTTTAA
- a CDS encoding tetratricopeptide repeat protein, with product MKNLVLVVFFLSTISISAQDQYTKGMQKAFGFWQEGNLAEAANMFERISNAEMDNWLPYYYVSSINTILSFGEKDKEKLTQQLTKAQEFLDVAKGISPNNPEILVQQAMIHTAWIAFDGATYGMSLSGKVAALYQKALELAPDNPRVVFSKAEWDMGSAKYFGQDTSPYCKDVERSLELFATFKAASDFHPNWGEDRAKEIAENCN from the coding sequence ATGAAAAATTTAGTGCTAGTAGTGTTTTTTCTATCAACCATTAGCATTTCGGCCCAAGACCAATACACCAAGGGTATGCAAAAAGCATTCGGTTTTTGGCAGGAAGGCAATCTGGCAGAGGCTGCCAATATGTTCGAGCGTATTTCCAATGCCGAGATGGATAATTGGCTGCCCTATTATTATGTGTCCTCTATAAATACTATATTATCTTTTGGTGAAAAGGACAAAGAAAAATTGACTCAGCAGTTAACAAAGGCTCAGGAATTTTTGGATGTTGCTAAGGGCATATCGCCCAATAATCCCGAAATATTGGTACAACAGGCCATGATACATACCGCATGGATAGCTTTTGACGGCGCGACATATGGCATGTCACTCTCTGGAAAAGTGGCCGCATTATACCAAAAAGCGTTGGAACTGGCGCCGGACAATCCCCGTGTTGTTTTTTCCAAAGCGGAATGGGATATGGGTTCTGCAAAATATTTTGGTCAGGATACCTCGCCCTATTGCAAGGATGTGGAACGTTCCTTGGAACTTTTTGCTACCTTTAAAGCAGCGTCTGATTTTCACCCTAATTGGGGCGAGGACAGGGCAAAAGAAATAGCTGAAAATTGTAATTAA
- a CDS encoding DUF4331 family protein yields MKPYNFKYTLLLLCTIVFVVGCEKDDTPNTMMPEENLDFSGTYTQVDFMGRPGINTVLSADDATKDMHNVSIPSEMAAAFQAPFEARLEAYHDVYANLLGLDPMAVNYETNILGLDAASLTGYLAADVLEVAPNAPTTYFDPGTDNDMDGRILVPDGDEVALTGRKLTDDIIDVSLILLFGGAEGNRFSGQDTDMDGTADLPRLTSDGVGLTATISTTFPYLAAPE; encoded by the coding sequence ATGAAACCATATAATTTTAAATACACACTTTTATTGCTTTGTACAATTGTTTTTGTAGTGGGATGCGAAAAGGATGATACGCCAAATACTATGATGCCAGAGGAAAACCTCGATTTTTCCGGAACATACACACAAGTTGATTTTATGGGTCGCCCTGGTATCAATACCGTGTTAAGTGCCGATGATGCCACAAAGGATATGCACAATGTTTCGATTCCATCAGAAATGGCGGCAGCTTTTCAGGCACCTTTTGAGGCAAGGTTGGAAGCATACCATGATGTTTATGCCAATTTACTGGGGCTTGATCCAATGGCCGTAAATTATGAGACCAATATTCTTGGATTAGACGCTGCGAGTTTAACAGGGTACTTGGCTGCTGATGTATTGGAAGTTGCTCCAAACGCACCCACAACGTATTTTGATCCGGGAACGGACAACGATATGGACGGAAGAATTCTGGTACCTGATGGTGATGAGGTGGCTCTTACGGGAAGAAAGTTGACCGACGATATTATCGATGTTTCTTTGATTCTTCTTTTTGGAGGGGCAGAAGGCAATCGCTTTAGTGGTCAAGATACCGATATGGATGGTACTGCCGATTTACCTAGACTTACATCAGACGGGGTAGGGTTAACGGCTACGATTTCAACAACATTCCCATATTTGGCAGCCCCTGAATAG
- a CDS encoding LETM1-related biofilm-associated protein, translated as MNPSASGWINKFGHLTKDGPKCFQDFEDLYETLKKTGFVYGINIKIPDFIDSRLALSEDEKAKVNLLTALYYTFRFEEEETEFTVFLEKILGFYKDLDIHQLSFLTKIFTGKKTSDQLEKLIDSRVYLEDNVISKTFNSIITNSLLFIDVLLFKRYLKKPKYIRLHAQKLEYFAINITYHALNSKEKNKNDEKLAQLFASSLTYIDTDTQNFDGSYREKLLQNTSVWENRYLLDMACLTVWEDNSLEYTESEFIFGIGKDLGFDKHQISKSLEEITVFFDKNATEMPFLKDNNLAVQFYDSMSKVVNKLILRNSKRLQKELSESAELVSLLSKSTVRDLTKEEKKKVQNQLVDIFKSIPSLAIFILPGGAVLLPIFIKLIPKLLPSSFDDNRIENKD; from the coding sequence ATGAACCCATCCGCCTCTGGTTGGATAAATAAGTTTGGTCATTTGACCAAAGATGGCCCAAAGTGCTTCCAAGATTTTGAAGATCTGTACGAAACGCTTAAAAAAACTGGTTTTGTGTACGGTATCAATATTAAGATACCCGATTTTATTGATTCGAGACTTGCGCTGTCAGAAGATGAAAAAGCCAAGGTCAACTTGTTGACCGCATTGTATTATACCTTTAGGTTCGAGGAAGAAGAAACCGAATTTACCGTATTTCTGGAAAAAATTTTAGGGTTCTATAAAGATTTGGATATCCATCAACTATCCTTTTTAACCAAGATATTCACTGGCAAGAAAACTTCTGACCAGTTGGAAAAGTTGATCGATTCCAGAGTGTATCTAGAAGATAATGTAATCAGTAAAACTTTTAATAGCATTATAACCAATTCTTTGCTCTTTATTGATGTACTATTGTTCAAGAGATACCTTAAAAAGCCGAAATATATTCGCTTACACGCTCAAAAACTGGAATATTTTGCGATCAACATTACCTATCATGCTTTAAATTCCAAGGAAAAGAACAAGAATGACGAGAAATTAGCACAGTTATTTGCTTCCTCTTTGACATACATCGATACCGACACACAAAATTTTGATGGTTCCTATCGCGAAAAGCTACTTCAAAACACTTCGGTTTGGGAAAATAGGTATCTATTGGACATGGCCTGTTTGACCGTATGGGAAGACAACTCTTTGGAATACACCGAGTCTGAATTCATATTCGGTATTGGAAAGGACTTGGGTTTTGATAAGCACCAAATATCCAAGTCTCTGGAAGAAATCACTGTTTTCTTTGACAAGAATGCCACGGAAATGCCATTTTTAAAAGACAATAATTTGGCCGTTCAGTTTTACGATAGCATGTCAAAAGTGGTAAACAAATTAATTTTAAGAAACAGTAAAAGGCTTCAAAAAGAACTTTCGGAAAGCGCTGAATTAGTATCCCTTTTATCTAAATCAACAGTACGTGATTTGACCAAGGAAGAGAAAAAAAAAGTGCAGAACCAATTGGTCGATATTTTCAAAAGCATACCCTCTTTGGCAATTTTCATTTTACCGGGAGGTGCTGTTTTGTTACCGATTTTTATTAAATTGATACCTAAATTATTGCCATCTTCTTTTGACGACAATCGCATTGAAAATAAAGACTAA